The following are encoded together in the Chloroflexota bacterium genome:
- a CDS encoding S9 family peptidase: MSTPRPIAVDDLYRIKTAGDVQLSPDGARIAYVLTRIDAEADGYRSNIWIVPAAGGAPAQFTSGSKSDSAPRWSPDGRWLAFLSDREGDKAQLYVMPADGGESRKLTSLPGGAGAAVWSPDGSRILFAARAYTETPPTDEKAKALWAQRPKVINHAHYKDDGQGYTYDAVTQLFVVPAAGGEARALTATARDNRAPAWSPDGTQIAFARMRDSAGAYNLTDIWLLDADGGNARRLTETVGRATSPTWSPDSALIACYGNARSENGLGDPVVHVWIAPVADGAPRMLTAALDRGAMLVAPPAATPGPIWSADGKNVTALIADAGNVHALRITVADSAITRVVSGERWLLSASGSDKAGRIAFIATTSVNPADVYVCDWNGGNEKCLTSINADVLAGLAIPRIERRVFANPNGGTLDGWLVHPLNADGPAPLLVDIHGGPHSFHGNNFMSGYFYRYALAGRGWAVLLLNPTGSGSYGTAFAHNIRARWGEYDLPEQLAAADALVAAGIADANRMAVTGYSYGGFMTSWTVGHTNRFKAAIIGAPVVNLESFHGTSDIGPWFADWEMNARLFNDRELFRKESPITCVDQVQTPCLILHGEGDDRCPVSQGEEFYVGLIAAGKVETQFVRYPGGSHLFIITGRPSHRVDYGRRVIDWLARFIK, encoded by the coding sequence ATGAGCACTCCCAGACCAATAGCCGTTGATGATCTGTATCGTATCAAGACCGCCGGCGACGTGCAGCTCTCGCCCGACGGCGCGCGCATCGCCTATGTGCTGACGCGCATTGACGCCGAGGCCGACGGGTACCGCTCCAACATCTGGATCGTCCCGGCGGCGGGCGGCGCTCCCGCGCAGTTCACATCTGGCAGCAAGAGCGACAGCGCGCCGCGCTGGTCGCCGGATGGACGCTGGCTGGCATTCCTGTCCGACCGCGAAGGCGACAAGGCGCAGTTGTACGTCATGCCCGCCGACGGCGGTGAGTCCCGCAAGCTGACCAGCCTGCCCGGCGGCGCAGGCGCGGCCGTCTGGTCGCCCGATGGCTCGCGCATCCTGTTCGCGGCCCGCGCCTACACGGAGACGCCACCCACCGACGAGAAAGCGAAGGCGCTCTGGGCGCAGCGCCCGAAAGTGATCAATCACGCGCACTACAAGGACGACGGCCAGGGCTACACCTATGACGCCGTGACGCAGTTGTTCGTCGTGCCGGCGGCCGGCGGCGAGGCCAGGGCGCTGACGGCCACGGCGCGCGACAACCGCGCGCCCGCCTGGTCGCCCGACGGCACGCAGATCGCTTTTGCGCGTATGCGTGACAGCGCCGGCGCCTACAACCTGACCGATATCTGGCTGCTGGACGCCGACGGCGGCAACGCGCGCCGGCTGACCGAGACGGTTGGCCGCGCGACATCGCCGACGTGGTCGCCCGATAGCGCGCTGATCGCGTGTTACGGCAACGCGCGGAGCGAGAACGGCCTGGGCGACCCGGTCGTGCATGTCTGGATCGCTCCGGTCGCGGACGGCGCACCGCGCATGTTGACCGCCGCGCTCGACCGCGGCGCAATGCTGGTGGCGCCCCCGGCGGCGACCCCCGGCCCGATCTGGTCCGCCGACGGCAAGAACGTCACCGCGCTGATCGCCGACGCGGGCAACGTGCATGCGCTGCGGATCACGGTCGCCGACAGTGCCATCACGCGCGTCGTGAGCGGCGAGCGTTGGCTGTTGAGCGCGAGCGGCAGCGACAAGGCCGGCCGCATCGCGTTCATCGCGACGACATCGGTGAACCCGGCTGACGTGTATGTCTGCGACTGGAATGGCGGCAATGAAAAGTGTCTGACGAGCATTAACGCCGATGTGCTGGCCGGGCTGGCCATACCGCGCATCGAGCGCCGCGTCTTCGCCAACCCGAACGGCGGCACGCTGGACGGCTGGCTGGTGCATCCGCTGAACGCCGACGGACCCGCTCCCCTGCTGGTGGATATTCACGGCGGGCCGCACTCGTTCCACGGCAACAACTTCATGTCGGGCTACTTCTACCGCTACGCGCTGGCCGGACGCGGCTGGGCCGTGCTGCTGCTGAACCCGACCGGCTCCGGCTCGTACGGCACGGCGTTCGCGCACAACATCCGCGCGCGCTGGGGCGAGTACGACCTGCCGGAGCAACTGGCGGCCGCCGACGCGCTGGTGGCCGCCGGCATTGCCGACGCCAACCGGATGGCCGTCACGGGCTACTCGTACGGCGGCTTCATGACCTCGTGGACGGTCGGGCACACCAACCGCTTCAAGGCGGCAATCATCGGCGCGCCGGTCGTGAACCTGGAGTCGTTCCATGGCACATCGGATATCGGCCCGTGGTTCGCCGATTGGGAGATGAACGCGCGCCTGTTCAACGACCGCGAATTGTTCCGTAAGGAGTCGCCGATCACCTGTGTCGACCAGGTGCAGACGCCGTGCCTGATCCTGCACGGCGAGGGCGACGACCGCTGCCCGGTCAGCCAGGGCGAAGAGTTCTACGTCGGCCTGATCGCAGCGGGCAAGGTGGAGACGCAGTTCGTGCGCTATCCTGGCGGCAGCCACCTGTTCATCATCACCGGGCGGCCGAGTCATCGGGTGGACTACGGCCGCCGCGTGATCGACTGGCTCGCACGCTTCATCAAGTAG
- a CDS encoding LysM peptidoglycan-binding domain-containing protein encodes MLKRALWRCLAFGLFITTLAMPDVASPAFDLSAGFRGGGSETPLAQGGYITYTVKQGDTLSGIAARYGVSTATLIALNGLRNADAIRIGQTLRIPAGGSNPPAPAPAVVPGREGPSSALLPDSEAVYSPAFIDFDIAAFARRYGGYLATYSEKVEGETMTGAQIVQIVAERFSVGPRALLVVLEMHGGWVTGSPSTARQRDYPMDVTDTKHKGLYYQMWYAANYMNAGYYGKLQGRLSAMQLEDGGYVRFAAGVNPGTAAVQNMLARTTSYGDWLSQLDTFSATYQRFFGDPFATAITPLAPVDLKQPLLRMPFEDGRVWYYTGGAHGAWADGSSWGAVDFAPSGGPGGCAVSAEWEVAAAGGRIAQVEHGRVMLNLDGSDFQGKGWTLMYMHVASRQRAPVGTYLFMGDRIGHPSCEGGYSQATHMHVARMYNGQWLPVGGSVPFNLGGWQFKGGASEYDGSMTRGDVTRPAINGHVDRLNALRGELGPEIQALINQSP; translated from the coding sequence ATGCTCAAACGCGCATTGTGGCGCTGTTTGGCCTTTGGCCTGTTCATCACCACCCTGGCAATGCCCGATGTCGCCTCGCCGGCGTTCGATCTGTCCGCCGGTTTTCGCGGCGGCGGCTCCGAGACGCCGCTGGCGCAGGGTGGCTACATTACCTACACAGTAAAGCAAGGCGATACCCTCAGCGGTATCGCCGCGCGCTACGGCGTCAGCACCGCTACGCTGATCGCCTTGAACGGCCTGCGCAACGCCGATGCAATTCGTATCGGGCAGACGCTGCGCATACCGGCCGGCGGCTCCAATCCGCCCGCACCGGCTCCCGCCGTGGTGCCGGGCCGCGAAGGTCCCTCCAGCGCATTACTCCCCGACAGTGAAGCGGTTTACAGCCCCGCGTTCATCGACTTCGATATTGCCGCGTTTGCCCGGCGCTACGGCGGCTATCTGGCGACCTACAGCGAAAAGGTCGAGGGCGAGACGATGACGGGCGCGCAGATCGTGCAGATCGTTGCGGAGCGCTTCAGCGTCGGGCCGCGCGCCCTGTTGGTAGTGCTAGAAATGCACGGTGGCTGGGTGACCGGCAGCCCGTCCACCGCCCGCCAGCGCGACTACCCGATGGACGTCACCGATACGAAGCATAAGGGGCTGTATTACCAGATGTGGTATGCGGCCAACTATATGAACGCCGGCTACTATGGAAAGTTGCAGGGACGCCTGTCGGCGATGCAACTTGAAGATGGCGGCTACGTGCGCTTCGCCGCGGGCGTGAATCCCGGCACGGCGGCCGTGCAGAACATGCTGGCGCGCACCACCTCATACGGCGACTGGCTGTCGCAGCTCGACACATTCAGCGCGACGTACCAGCGTTTCTTCGGCGATCCGTTTGCGACCGCGATCACCCCGCTGGCGCCGGTCGACCTCAAGCAGCCGCTGCTGCGCATGCCGTTTGAGGACGGGCGGGTCTGGTATTACACCGGCGGAGCACACGGGGCGTGGGCCGACGGCAGTTCGTGGGGCGCGGTGGATTTCGCGCCAAGCGGCGGGCCGGGCGGCTGCGCCGTGTCGGCGGAATGGGAAGTCGCGGCGGCGGGCGGCCGCATCGCGCAGGTCGAGCATGGCCGCGTAATGCTAAACCTGGACGGCAGTGATTTTCAGGGCAAGGGCTGGACGCTGATGTATATGCACGTCGCCAGCCGCCAGCGTGCGCCGGTCGGGACCTATCTGTTCATGGGCGACCGCATCGGGCACCCGTCGTGCGAAGGCGGCTACTCGCAGGCGACGCACATGCACGTAGCGCGCATGTACAACGGCCAGTGGCTGCCGGTGGGCGGCAGCGTGCCGTTCAACCTGGGCGGCTGGCAGTTCAAGGGCGGCGCCAGCGAGTATGACGGCTCCATGACACGCGGCGACGTGACGCGCCCAGCGATCAATGGCCACGTCGATCGGCTGAATGCGCTGCGCGGGGAGCTGGGGCCGGAGATTCAGGCGCTGATCAATCAGAGCCCATAA
- a CDS encoding CHAD domain-containing protein, protein MSAVPPVADALTASETITRAGARIFEAQFARLRACDDGVRAGDDADAVHDMRVAARRMRSVFRLLGEHYPPAALKGVLKPLRDLARALGAMRDFDVMLEHAERYALRLSEPRRSAFRALTDDWQRQRAEAHQSAIAFLNEDRYVKWERTFEAFLAQAGDHPAPRVCDVVPALIWQHYDAVRRYETGIAAAPIETLHALRIECKRLRYALEFFAPLLGKPAARLIRTTTAAQDHLGQMHDADVRARQIAAFISEHTQDGSSPDARTLNAATAYLHAAQRQLASLQKSAARPYARLVTPAFRAGLARAVARL, encoded by the coding sequence TTGAGCGCCGTTCCGCCGGTCGCGGACGCCCTGACCGCAAGCGAGACGATCACCCGCGCGGGCGCGCGCATCTTCGAGGCGCAGTTCGCGCGCCTGCGCGCCTGCGACGACGGCGTGCGCGCGGGCGACGATGCCGATGCGGTGCACGATATGCGCGTGGCCGCGCGGCGCATGCGCTCCGTGTTTCGCCTGCTGGGCGAGCATTACCCGCCCGCCGCGCTCAAAGGCGTGCTGAAGCCGCTGCGCGATCTGGCCCGCGCGCTCGGCGCGATGCGCGACTTTGACGTTATGCTGGAACACGCGGAGCGCTATGCGCTCAGGCTGTCCGAACCCCGGCGCAGCGCGTTTCGGGCGCTGACCGATGATTGGCAGCGGCAGCGCGCCGAGGCGCACCAGAGCGCGATCGCCTTCCTCAACGAAGATCGCTACGTGAAGTGGGAGCGTACCTTCGAGGCTTTTCTCGCGCAGGCCGGCGACCACCCCGCGCCTCGCGTGTGCGATGTGGTTCCGGCGCTGATCTGGCAGCACTATGACGCGGTGCGGCGCTACGAGACTGGCATCGCCGCCGCGCCGATCGAAACGCTGCACGCGCTGCGCATCGAGTGCAAACGCCTGCGCTACGCGCTGGAGTTCTTCGCGCCGCTGCTCGGCAAACCGGCCGCGCGCCTGATCCGCACCACGACCGCCGCACAGGATCACCTCGGCCAGATGCACGACGCCGATGTGCGTGCCCGGCAGATCGCCGCGTTCATCTCCGAGCACACGCAGGACGGCTCGTCGCCCGACGCGCGCACGCTCAATGCGGCCACGGCCTACCTGCACGCCGCCCAGCGGCAGTTGGCATCATTGCAGAAATCGGCGGCGCGCCCGTACGCGCGGCTCGTGACGCCGGCATTCCGCGCCGGGCTGGCGCGCGCTGTGGCCCGCCTGTGA
- a CDS encoding aldo/keto reductase, whose amino-acid sequence MQKRTLGRTGLQVTQLGFGAMEIRGPRIWRGRPVTDEQANRILNAVLDSGINFIDSSHDYGLSEEYIGKYISGRRQEYYLATKCGCFLEDAGDHDNTLHVWTRENLMRNLETSLRRMKTEYIDVWQLHNATVADVEQGDIVRVMQDAKASGKVRWIGASAVLPHLSTFAGWGVFDTFQIPYSALQRAEENNITAAAQAGAGTIIRGGVARGAPDDAGLGAQDRWATWEKAKLDELRGPGESRTAFMLRMTLSHPHMHTTIVGTLFPEHLAENRKFADLGPLPADVYREALRRLDGAGEQPAA is encoded by the coding sequence ATGCAGAAACGCACACTCGGCCGCACCGGCCTGCAGGTCACGCAGCTCGGCTTCGGAGCAATGGAGATTCGCGGGCCGCGCATCTGGCGCGGGCGCCCCGTCACCGATGAGCAGGCCAATCGCATCCTGAACGCCGTGCTCGACAGCGGCATCAACTTCATCGACTCGTCGCACGACTACGGCCTGAGCGAGGAGTACATCGGCAAGTACATCAGCGGCCGCCGCCAGGAATACTACCTGGCCACGAAGTGCGGATGCTTCCTCGAGGACGCCGGCGACCACGACAACACGCTGCACGTCTGGACGCGCGAGAACCTGATGCGCAACCTGGAGACGAGCCTGCGGCGCATGAAGACGGAGTACATCGACGTCTGGCAGTTGCACAACGCGACCGTCGCCGACGTGGAGCAGGGCGACATCGTGCGCGTCATGCAGGACGCCAAAGCGTCGGGCAAGGTGCGCTGGATCGGCGCATCGGCCGTGCTGCCGCACCTGAGCACGTTCGCCGGCTGGGGCGTGTTCGACACGTTCCAGATCCCCTACTCCGCGCTGCAGCGCGCCGAGGAGAACAATATCACGGCGGCGGCGCAGGCGGGCGCGGGCACCATCATCCGCGGTGGCGTTGCACGCGGCGCGCCCGACGACGCCGGGCTGGGCGCTCAGGACCGCTGGGCGACATGGGAGAAGGCGAAGCTCGACGAGTTGCGCGGCCCCGGCGAGAGCCGCACGGCTTTCATGCTGCGCATGACGCTCTCGCACCCGCACATGCACACGACGATCGTCGGCACGCTGTTTCCGGAGCACCTCGCGGAGAACCGCAAGTTTGCCGACCTGGGACCCCTTCCCGCCGACGTGTACCGCGAAGCACTGCGGCGGCTGGACGGCGCGGGCGAACAACCGGCGGCCTGA
- the pepF gene encoding oligoendopeptidase F: MTTQTIPARRDVPVEHTWDVESMFATPAAWDAELESVAADLPALARFRGRLGDSAAMLADWFDASEAVQIRLGKLFTYASMNQAVDANDQTAAARLDRARGMMARAGAAMAFAEPELLQIGFEKLGQWRQSEPRLAIYAQYFDRLSRRAVHVRSAEVEELLSQSMDPFGAMTATHGILANAELRFEPARGSGGEGYEVAQGTINYLLAHTDREVRRTAFEHYADAHLALKSTMASCIAAGVKRDVFVMRAREYGSSLDAALGPNFIPTEVFHNLIAVFRKHLPVWHRYWRARRKALGLEKLHLYDTRAQLARSQTHLSFGQAVEMIAQGMRPLGSEYVSVMRDGVLEQRWVDIYPNKGKRMGAFSTGSYGTHPYIFMSFNDDIFSMSTLAHELGHSMHSYYTRKTQPFVYSRYGLFVAEVASNFNQAMVRAHLLNSGGDPAFQIAVIEEAMANFYRYFFIMPSLARFELAVHEKAERGEALTADSMIGLMADLLGEVYGDEVVSDRERSGITWAEFHTHLYSNFYVYQYATGIAGAHALAARVLSGGQPAADAYLAFLKAGGALYPLDALKLAGVDLSSPEPVEQAFATMERYVARLEELTQ, translated from the coding sequence ATGACCACACAGACCATTCCCGCCCGGCGCGACGTGCCGGTTGAGCACACGTGGGACGTCGAGAGCATGTTTGCCACGCCGGCCGCGTGGGACGCCGAACTGGAGAGCGTGGCCGCCGACCTGCCCGCGCTGGCGCGTTTTCGCGGCCGCCTGGGCGACAGCGCAGCCATGCTGGCCGACTGGTTCGACGCCAGCGAGGCGGTGCAGATCCGGCTGGGCAAGCTGTTCACCTATGCCAGCATGAACCAGGCCGTGGACGCCAACGACCAGACCGCCGCGGCGCGACTCGACCGCGCGCGCGGCATGATGGCTCGCGCCGGCGCCGCCATGGCGTTTGCCGAACCGGAGCTCCTGCAGATCGGCTTCGAGAAGCTCGGCCAGTGGCGGCAGTCCGAACCGCGCCTCGCAATCTACGCGCAATACTTCGACCGGCTGTCACGCCGCGCCGTGCACGTCCGCAGCGCCGAGGTTGAGGAGCTGCTGAGCCAGAGCATGGACCCGTTCGGCGCGATGACGGCGACACACGGCATCCTGGCCAATGCCGAATTGCGCTTCGAGCCGGCGCGCGGATCGGGCGGCGAGGGCTACGAGGTCGCGCAGGGCACCATCAACTACCTGCTGGCGCATACCGACCGCGAGGTGCGCCGCACCGCCTTCGAGCACTACGCCGACGCGCATTTGGCGCTCAAGAGCACGATGGCCAGTTGCATCGCCGCAGGCGTCAAGCGCGACGTATTCGTAATGCGCGCGCGGGAGTACGGCTCGTCGCTGGACGCCGCGCTCGGGCCGAACTTCATCCCGACCGAGGTCTTCCACAACTTGATCGCGGTGTTCCGCAAGCACCTGCCGGTCTGGCACCGCTACTGGCGCGCGCGCCGCAAGGCGCTGGGGTTGGAGAAGCTGCACTTGTACGACACGCGCGCCCAGTTGGCCCGATCGCAGACGCACCTGTCGTTCGGGCAGGCGGTCGAGATGATCGCGCAGGGCATGCGCCCGCTCGGTTCGGAGTACGTCAGCGTCATGCGTGACGGCGTGCTCGAACAGCGCTGGGTGGACATCTACCCCAACAAGGGCAAGCGCATGGGCGCGTTCTCGACCGGCTCGTATGGCACACACCCGTACATCTTCATGTCGTTCAACGACGACATCTTCAGCATGAGCACGCTGGCGCACGAGCTCGGCCATTCGATGCACTCGTACTATACGCGAAAGACCCAGCCGTTCGTCTACTCGCGCTACGGGCTGTTCGTCGCCGAGGTTGCGTCGAACTTCAACCAGGCGATGGTGCGCGCTCACCTGCTTAACAGCGGCGGCGACCCGGCGTTCCAGATCGCCGTGATCGAAGAAGCGATGGCGAACTTCTACCGCTACTTCTTCATCATGCCTTCGCTGGCGCGCTTCGAACTGGCCGTACACGAGAAGGCCGAGCGCGGCGAAGCGTTGACCGCCGACAGCATGATCGGCCTGATGGCCGACCTGCTGGGCGAGGTGTACGGCGACGAGGTCGTGTCGGACCGCGAGCGCAGCGGCATCACATGGGCGGAGTTCCACACGCACCTGTACAGCAACTTCTACGTGTACCAATACGCGACCGGCATCGCCGGCGCGCATGCGCTGGCGGCGCGCGTGCTGTCCGGCGGCCAGCCCGCCGCCGACGCCTATCTGGCGTTCCTGAAGGCCGGCGGCGCGCTGTACCCGCTGGACGCGCTCAAGCTCGCCGGCGTTGACCTGTCGTCGCCGGAACCGGTCGAGCAGGCGTTCGCGACGATGGAGCGCTACGTCGCGCGGCTGGAGGAACTGACGCAGTAG
- a CDS encoding transposase: MPYAPNHKHRRSIRAQGYDYTQAGGYFVTICTHNRASLFGAIVDGVMRPNAAGTVAADSWAWLATQYPYVMLDEWIIMPNHLHAIIVLDDVMPGGSRAAPTASSPVIRKPLGQLVGAFKTVSAKQINGQRNTPGAPVWQRNYYEHIIRNDKELNAIRRYVADNPAQWALDRENPERPAT; encoded by the coding sequence ATGCCATACGCTCCCAACCACAAACATCGTCGATCGATTCGGGCGCAGGGATACGATTATACGCAGGCCGGCGGGTATTTTGTCACGATATGCACGCACAACCGTGCAAGCCTGTTTGGCGCGATCGTGGACGGCGTGATGCGCCCCAATGCCGCCGGCACAGTCGCAGCCGATAGCTGGGCATGGCTGGCAACACAGTATCCGTACGTGATGTTGGATGAGTGGATCATCATGCCAAACCACCTCCATGCCATCATCGTTCTCGATGACGTAATGCCGGGCGGCTCGCGAGCCGCCCCTACCGCAAGTTCGCCAGTCATACGCAAACCGCTTGGACAACTGGTCGGGGCGTTCAAGACCGTCTCTGCGAAACAGATCAACGGGCAGCGAAACACGCCCGGCGCTCCGGTATGGCAACGCAACTACTATGAGCATATCATCCGCAACGACAAGGAGTTGAACGCTATACGGCGGTATGTAGCTGACAACCCTGCTCAATGGGCGCTCGACCGAGAAAACCCGGAACGACCAGCCACGTAG
- a CDS encoding polyphosphate kinase 2 family protein: MKLYRVKPGDRVRLRDWKPDDRSGFNGNKEDSLKVREKLRLKLEELQNLLYAEHRHRLLIVIQAMDTGGKDGTIRAVFQGVNPQGVKVASFKSPTPAERDHDYLWRVHPQIPGKGEIVIFNRSHYEDVLIVRVHDFVPPAVWKKRYAHINDFERMLTDEGVTILKFYLNIDKDEQKRRLQERLDNPEKHWKFNADDLAERNLWPQYMKAYEDMLTRTSTPWAPWHIVPSNRGWYRDLVVAQTIVDALKKLDMHYPPAPEGIDKIVID, from the coding sequence ATGAAACTCTACCGCGTCAAGCCGGGCGACCGAGTTCGCCTGCGCGACTGGAAGCCGGACGACCGCTCCGGCTTCAATGGCAACAAGGAAGACTCGCTGAAGGTGCGCGAGAAGTTGCGCCTGAAGCTGGAAGAGCTCCAGAACCTGCTCTATGCAGAGCACCGGCATCGCCTGCTGATCGTCATCCAGGCGATGGACACCGGCGGCAAAGACGGCACCATCCGGGCCGTGTTCCAGGGCGTGAACCCGCAGGGTGTCAAGGTCGCGTCGTTCAAGTCGCCGACACCGGCCGAGCGCGACCACGACTACCTGTGGCGCGTCCACCCGCAGATCCCCGGCAAGGGCGAGATTGTGATCTTCAACCGCAGCCACTACGAGGACGTGCTGATCGTGCGTGTGCACGATTTCGTGCCGCCCGCTGTCTGGAAGAAGCGCTACGCCCACATCAACGACTTTGAGCGCATGCTGACCGACGAGGGCGTGACGATTCTCAAGTTCTACCTGAACATCGACAAGGACGAGCAGAAGCGGCGCCTGCAGGAACGGCTGGACAACCCGGAAAAACACTGGAAGTTCAACGCGGACGACCTGGCCGAACGCAACCTGTGGCCGCAGTACATGAAGGCATACGAGGACATGCTGACGCGCACGAGCACGCCGTGGGCGCCCTGGCACATCGTGCCGTCCAACCGCGGCTGGTACCGCGACCTGGTTGTCGCACAAACTATCGTGGATGCGCTGAAGAAACTCGACATGCATTATCCGCCCGCGCCGGAAGGAATCGACAAGATTGTAATCGATTAG
- a CDS encoding TlpA family protein disulfide reductase codes for MTALPSFVLADQAGGARRFPPGAPAVLCFVKEDCPTSNMVVPLLEALYRALDGAARVWLVGQEAVGNALLVDRYRLTAPMLDDSALRVSYVYAVEIIPTLVLADGEGREQGRLVGYRKDEWQALFAAAARLAGRDGPAIDWDAYPDWRPGCGSRTLEPGIAERLQAESANGPLRARRIDIAPGDDEFEFMFDQGLTDGLPVVPPTPERVLRMLTGTRRDSQQVVAVVPPNMAPATVEKVAANAVMAGCKPAYLPVVIAALEAVCTDEFNIHGVMATTWGASPCIVVNGPIRARLGMNPGVQALGSGNRANATIGRALKLILRNIGGAKPGGVERSTLASPAKYTMCFPEAQEASPWEPLHVERGFEHTDSVVTVFALEGPRGIADQISRTGHALAASFGLALESVWHPKVRPYGDVLLVVCPEHAETLRQDGWSKARVRERIQAVAARPLCDVLRSDECGEGVPAGRWGPGGPNAEQLKTLVPKFAAAGNIHIVVAGGQAGKFSAIFGGWVGGPAGSMPVSRRIDE; via the coding sequence ATGACTGCTCTGCCGTCGTTTGTGCTGGCTGACCAGGCGGGCGGCGCCCGTCGCTTCCCGCCCGGCGCACCGGCGGTACTCTGCTTCGTCAAAGAAGATTGTCCGACGAGCAACATGGTGGTGCCGCTACTGGAGGCCCTGTATCGCGCGCTCGACGGCGCGGCGCGAGTCTGGCTGGTTGGGCAGGAGGCGGTCGGCAACGCGCTGCTGGTGGATCGCTACCGGCTGACCGCGCCGATGCTCGACGACTCGGCCCTGCGCGTCTCGTACGTTTACGCCGTCGAGATCATACCGACGCTGGTTCTGGCCGATGGCGAGGGGCGCGAGCAGGGGCGGTTGGTCGGCTACCGCAAAGACGAGTGGCAGGCGCTGTTCGCGGCGGCGGCGCGGCTGGCCGGGCGCGACGGACCGGCCATAGACTGGGACGCGTACCCCGACTGGCGGCCTGGTTGCGGTTCGCGCACGCTGGAACCGGGCATCGCCGAGCGGCTGCAGGCGGAGTCAGCCAACGGGCCGCTGCGTGCACGGCGCATCGACATTGCGCCCGGCGACGACGAATTTGAGTTCATGTTCGACCAGGGCCTGACGGACGGGCTGCCGGTGGTGCCGCCGACCCCGGAGCGCGTGTTGCGCATGCTGACCGGCACGCGGCGCGATTCGCAGCAGGTAGTCGCCGTGGTGCCGCCGAACATGGCGCCGGCGACGGTCGAGAAGGTGGCAGCCAACGCCGTGATGGCGGGCTGCAAACCGGCGTATCTGCCGGTCGTGATCGCCGCGCTGGAAGCGGTCTGCACCGACGAGTTCAACATCCACGGCGTGATGGCGACGACCTGGGGCGCGTCGCCGTGCATCGTCGTCAACGGGCCGATCCGCGCCCGGCTCGGCATGAACCCGGGCGTGCAGGCGCTCGGCAGCGGCAACCGCGCTAACGCCACGATCGGCCGCGCCCTCAAGCTGATCTTGCGCAACATCGGCGGCGCGAAGCCGGGCGGCGTGGAGCGCTCGACCCTGGCTTCGCCGGCCAAGTACACGATGTGTTTCCCGGAGGCGCAGGAAGCGAGCCCGTGGGAGCCGTTGCACGTCGAGCGCGGCTTCGAGCACACCGACAGCGTCGTGACCGTCTTTGCGCTGGAGGGGCCGCGCGGCATCGCCGATCAGATTTCGCGCACCGGTCATGCGCTTGCGGCCAGCTTCGGCTTGGCGCTGGAAAGCGTTTGGCACCCGAAGGTGCGGCCGTACGGCGACGTGCTACTGGTCGTCTGCCCGGAGCACGCCGAGACGCTGCGGCAGGATGGCTGGAGCAAGGCACGGGTGCGCGAGCGCATTCAGGCCGTCGCGGCGCGGCCGCTGTGCGACGTGCTGCGCAGTGACGAGTGCGGCGAAGGGGTGCCGGCCGGGCGCTGGGGACCCGGCGGGCCGAATGCTGAGCAGTTGAAGACCCTCGTTCCGAAGTTCGCAGCGGCAGGCAACATTCACATCGTGGTGGCCGGCGGTCAGGCAGGCAAGTTCTCGGCGATCTTTGGCGGCTGGGTGGGCGGCCCGGCCGGCAGCATGCCGGTCAGCCGCCGCATTGACGAGTAG
- a CDS encoding DUF5317 domain-containing protein: protein MIILLGAAGAVLLALARGGRLIRLAEVNLRWFPLLFVPLGLQLLIYTPLADRLALPDWMIRSTYLVSMLVAAVVVARNARLPGFALLLGGLLCNLAVIAANGGFMPVSESARALAGLPPITGSHNNVILMTEFTPLWFLGDLFPIPRVVPLANVFSIGDVLIALGAFGFIHAAMRATVSAPAS from the coding sequence ATGATCATCCTGCTGGGCGCGGCCGGCGCGGTGCTGCTGGCGCTGGCGCGCGGCGGCCGGCTGATCCGCCTGGCCGAAGTCAACCTGCGCTGGTTTCCCCTGCTGTTCGTTCCCCTGGGCCTGCAACTGCTGATCTACACACCGCTGGCCGACCGGCTTGCGCTGCCGGACTGGATGATCAGATCTACGTACCTCGTCTCAATGCTGGTGGCGGCCGTCGTCGTGGCGCGCAATGCACGCCTGCCCGGCTTCGCGCTGCTGCTGGGCGGCCTGCTGTGTAACCTGGCCGTGATCGCGGCGAACGGCGGATTCATGCCGGTTTCCGAAAGCGCGCGCGCGCTGGCCGGGCTGCCGCCGATCACGGGATCGCACAACAATGTCATTCTGATGACCGAGTTTACGCCGCTCTGGTTTCTCGGCGACCTGTTTCCGATTCCGCGCGTGGTGCCGCTGGCTAACGTATTCAGTATTGGCGATGTGCTGATCGCGCTCGGCGCGTTCGGCTTCATCCACGCGGCGATGCGCGCGACCGTGTCGGCCCCCGCATCGTAA